One window from the genome of Spirosoma rhododendri encodes:
- a CDS encoding HesB/IscA family protein translates to MVTVSDIAKDKIIELRQKEGYTDNYSIRVAVQGGGCSGLMYDLQFDTAQQPTDHVVEDKGIKILVDRKSLLYLAGTELDFSDGLNGKGFQFKNPNASRTCGCGESFAV, encoded by the coding sequence ATGGTTACGGTTTCAGACATAGCAAAAGACAAGATTATCGAACTGCGCCAGAAAGAAGGCTATACCGACAATTATTCGATTCGGGTAGCTGTGCAGGGTGGTGGCTGTTCGGGCCTGATGTACGACCTGCAATTCGACACAGCGCAGCAGCCTACTGACCACGTCGTCGAAGACAAGGGCATCAAAATTCTGGTCGACCGGAAGAGCCTGCTTTATCTGGCCGGTACCGAACTCGACTTCTCCGACGGCCTCAACGGCAAAGGTTTCCAATTCAAGAATCCCAACGCGAGCCGTACCTGCGGCTGTGGCGAAAGCTTCGCGGTATAG
- a CDS encoding GNAT family N-acetyltransferase codes for MSTRCHADYPRLTLRPLTLPELRLHIADSYRLEQALHLRTGPRVVTEPLLSIIRGYTIPRLLDPRFDPLFHTIWVAIDDERQQIVAEAKFKGEPDETGTVEIGYGTYPSRQRQGYMTEMVGGLVDWVLQQPGVLRVTADTNVENVASQRVLEKNDFHLFDRFENMLWWEYPG; via the coding sequence TTGTCAACCCGTTGCCATGCTGACTACCCCCGCCTGACGCTGCGCCCGCTGACGCTACCCGAACTACGGCTGCACATCGCCGATAGCTACCGGCTGGAGCAGGCGTTGCACCTGAGAACCGGCCCCCGCGTTGTGACGGAGCCGCTGCTGAGCATTATTCGGGGATATACCATCCCGCGCCTGCTCGACCCCCGCTTCGATCCGCTCTTCCACACGATCTGGGTCGCGATTGATGACGAGCGGCAGCAGATCGTAGCTGAAGCTAAATTCAAGGGGGAGCCCGACGAAACGGGTACGGTGGAGATTGGCTACGGCACCTACCCGTCCCGGCAGCGGCAGGGCTACATGACCGAAATGGTCGGTGGTCTGGTCGATTGGGTGCTGCAACAGCCGGGTGTGCTGCGGGTTACGGCCGATACCAATGTGGAAAATGTAGCGTCGCAGCGGGTGCTGGAAAAAAACGATTTTCACCTCTTCGACCGTTTTGAGAATATGCTGTGGTGGGAATATCCGGGCTGA
- a CDS encoding SDR family NAD(P)-dependent oxidoreductase, with product MQERVARSMNPVGSRQAISFLARKVPDGSTKQMWLTDKKIVVIGGTTGMGLAAAQSFVAEGAQVVVVGRNPENGAKAEQQLSGNGLAMSGDAADPQTAPKAIGLCQQIFGGFDGLYHVAGGSGRRFGDGPLHELTLDGWQYTMNTNLTAMMLSNQAAVRAFRAQESGGTILNMGSVLGQSPSPAYFATHAYAAAKSAVIGFSRSVASYYASQNIRVNVLVPSLVETPMSQRAVNDDKIMAFIPSKQPLDGGRIGHPNDLSGAAVYFMSDQSRFTTGQVLTIDGGWSVSEGQY from the coding sequence ATGCAGGAAAGGGTTGCCAGGAGTATGAATCCTGTTGGGAGTAGACAGGCAATTTCGTTTCTTGCGCGCAAAGTTCCAGACGGGTCAACCAAACAAATGTGGTTAACAGATAAAAAAATCGTAGTTATTGGCGGTACAACGGGCATGGGGCTGGCAGCAGCACAGTCGTTTGTGGCCGAAGGGGCGCAGGTCGTAGTCGTTGGCCGCAACCCCGAAAACGGTGCCAAAGCCGAACAACAATTGAGTGGCAACGGTCTCGCTATGTCGGGCGACGCGGCCGATCCGCAAACGGCCCCCAAAGCAATAGGGCTGTGTCAGCAGATTTTCGGTGGCTTCGACGGACTCTATCACGTGGCCGGAGGCAGCGGTCGGCGGTTTGGCGATGGCCCCCTGCACGAACTAACCCTCGACGGTTGGCAGTATACGATGAACACCAACCTGACGGCCATGATGCTGTCGAATCAGGCGGCTGTGCGGGCCTTTCGCGCGCAGGAATCGGGTGGTACCATTCTGAACATGGGCTCGGTGCTGGGGCAATCACCATCACCGGCTTATTTCGCGACCCATGCCTATGCTGCTGCTAAGTCGGCCGTGATCGGCTTTTCGCGGTCGGTCGCATCGTACTACGCCAGTCAGAATATCCGGGTCAACGTGCTGGTGCCGTCGCTGGTCGAAACACCCATGTCGCAGCGGGCCGTCAACGACGATAAGATCATGGCGTTCATCCCGTCGAAACAACCACTTGATGGGGGACGCATCGGCCATCCCAACGATTTGTCTGGTGCAGCGGTCTACTTCATGTCCGATCAATCGCGCTTCACCACCGGGCAGGTGCTAACCATCGACGGGGGCTGGAGTGTGAGCGAAGGACAGTACTGA
- a CDS encoding dioxygenase family protein encodes MERKDFLKRGFGSLLGIVAISSCNQTDIEPTSTTSTGSTTTSGGSTNGSSASNCTVTNSETEGPFPTKSPAKFVRKDIRDDRTGVAFTMNITIKNANASCAALSGALVDVWHCDKDGNYSEYGGTGMQSTNYTSVDFLRGRQTTDSNGLASFTSIFPGWYGGRAPHIHVHVYNSSGKSLLVTQIAFPYDISNAVYTTAQSYGYTKGAQDTLNERDNVFGDGYTNELATVSGSISSGYTLTHTIVVSA; translated from the coding sequence ATGGAACGGAAAGATTTTTTGAAACGCGGTTTTGGTAGCCTGCTGGGCATCGTCGCCATTAGTAGCTGCAACCAAACCGATATCGAACCCACGTCGACGACATCGACAGGATCAACGACCACGTCGGGTGGATCGACAAACGGGAGTTCGGCGAGCAACTGCACCGTGACCAACTCGGAAACGGAAGGGCCGTTTCCGACTAAATCACCGGCCAAGTTTGTCCGTAAAGACATTCGCGACGACCGGACCGGCGTAGCCTTTACGATGAACATTACCATCAAAAACGCGAACGCCAGTTGTGCAGCCCTGTCGGGTGCCTTGGTCGATGTGTGGCACTGCGATAAAGATGGTAACTATTCGGAATACGGCGGGACCGGCATGCAGAGTACCAACTATACCAGTGTCGATTTTCTCCGTGGCCGTCAGACAACCGACTCGAACGGACTAGCGTCGTTCACGTCAATTTTCCCCGGTTGGTACGGTGGTCGCGCTCCGCATATTCACGTCCACGTATACAACTCGTCGGGCAAGTCGCTGCTGGTAACGCAGATTGCTTTTCCGTACGACATCTCGAATGCGGTGTACACGACGGCCCAGTCGTATGGGTACACGAAAGGCGCGCAGGATACCCTGAACGAACGAGACAATGTCTTTGGCGATGGCTACACCAACGAACTAGCCACCGTATCGGGGAGTATTTCGAGCGGCTACACCCTGACGCATACCATCGTAGTCAGCGCCTGA
- the mce gene encoding methylmalonyl-CoA epimerase codes for MLTNIEHIGIAVRDLAQANDLFARLLNVPPYKQETVESEGVTTSFFRINQTKLELLEAANPDSAIARFLEKRGEGVHHIAVEVDDIQAEMERLKSEGFTLLSDQPKPGADNKLVCFLHPKTTNGVLIELCQEKHS; via the coding sequence ATGCTTACCAACATCGAACATATAGGCATCGCCGTTCGCGACCTGGCGCAGGCCAACGACCTGTTCGCCCGACTGCTCAATGTGCCGCCCTACAAGCAGGAAACCGTCGAATCGGAAGGTGTGACGACCTCCTTTTTTCGCATCAACCAGACCAAGCTTGAACTGCTTGAAGCCGCCAATCCCGACAGCGCAATTGCACGTTTTCTGGAAAAGCGGGGCGAGGGTGTTCACCATATTGCGGTTGAAGTCGATGATATTCAGGCGGAAATGGAACGGCTGAAAAGCGAAGGATTTACCCTGCTCAGCGATCAGCCAAAGCCCGGTGCCGACAATAAGCTGGTGTGCTTTCTGCACCCCAAAACCACCAACGGCGTCCTGATTGAACTGTGTCAGGAAAAACACAGCTGA
- a CDS encoding 2-oxoglutarate dehydrogenase E1 component yields the protein MDQYSYIANSDVAYIDQLYQSYKKDPQSVDESWQQFFKGFDFSSTYTDKPNGNGKTNGAAVNGVASNGAATAAKPVDATHAEKEVSVASLIKAYRSRGHLLAKTNPLKERKDRQPRVDLPDYALSDADLDTVFESGKLLGIGPATLRTIMESLRKIYAGNIGFEYMYIREMDVKNWLRNKIEKEALEFSPSLDEKKRILEKLNEATVFENFLATKYLGQKRFSLEGGESTIPALDTIISQAAELGVEEVMIGMAHRGRLNVLSNIMGKSYEAIFDGFEGNVPQHAYGDGDVKYHLGYSSLLHTPAGKEISVKLAPNPSHLETVDPVVEGFVRAQADEEYNGDFTRIMPILIHGDAAVAGQGIVYEVTQMAKLPGYTTGGTVHFVINNQVGFTTDFDDARSSIYCSDVAKIIDAPIFHVNGDDPEAVIFCAKLAVEFREKFKRDVFIDMVCYRRYGHNESDEPKFTQPTMYGIIDKHDNPRELYNKTLIERGDVDAELAKGMDTEFKKQLQERLDKVKQKAEIPYKPLRLDLDWAELRYSEPEDFEKSPETGVPAETLETIGKALTSVPQGFKPLKQIDKLLKDRQAMLTDSKMVNWGTAELLAYGSLLLENKPVRLSGQDVQRGTFSHRHAVLHDAETNETYSSLDHIAEGQTKLQIYNSLLSEYGVLGFEYGYAMANPHALVIWEAQFGDFSNGAQIIIDQFISAAESKWGIQNGLTMLLPHGYEGQGPEHSNARPERYLQLYAEYNMVVANITTPANLFHVMRRQLTWAFRKPLVIMSPKSLLRHPKVVSPLEDLTNGSFQEVLGDSYVDAKKVKRVLLCTGKVYYDLLEKQQADQRDDVAIIRLEQLAPLPKTQIDAELAKYTDAQVFWVQEEPENMGYWTYLLRVGMVLPIIGRKASASPASGYPKVHSQEQADIVRRAFE from the coding sequence ATGGATCAGTACTCATATATCGCCAATTCTGATGTAGCCTATATCGATCAGCTATATCAGTCTTACAAAAAAGACCCTCAGTCGGTCGATGAAAGCTGGCAACAGTTTTTCAAGGGATTCGACTTCTCTTCGACCTACACCGATAAACCCAACGGGAACGGAAAAACCAACGGTGCCGCCGTCAATGGCGTTGCCTCGAACGGCGCGGCAACAGCGGCAAAACCCGTCGATGCGACCCACGCCGAGAAAGAGGTATCAGTGGCTAGTCTGATCAAAGCCTACCGCTCGCGGGGGCACCTGCTGGCAAAAACAAACCCGCTGAAAGAGCGCAAAGACCGGCAGCCCCGCGTCGACCTGCCCGACTACGCCCTGTCGGACGCCGACCTCGACACCGTATTTGAGTCGGGTAAGCTGCTTGGTATCGGACCCGCCACGCTTCGCACGATCATGGAATCGCTGCGTAAGATTTACGCGGGCAACATCGGTTTCGAGTACATGTACATCCGCGAGATGGACGTGAAAAACTGGCTGCGTAACAAGATCGAGAAAGAAGCGCTGGAGTTCAGCCCGTCGCTCGATGAGAAAAAGCGCATCCTGGAAAAGCTGAACGAAGCCACCGTTTTCGAAAACTTCCTGGCCACGAAATACCTAGGGCAGAAGCGATTCTCGCTCGAAGGCGGTGAGTCGACCATTCCCGCGCTCGATACGATCATCAGTCAGGCGGCCGAACTGGGTGTCGAAGAAGTGATGATCGGGATGGCACACCGGGGACGGCTCAACGTGCTGTCGAACATCATGGGTAAGTCCTACGAAGCTATCTTCGACGGCTTTGAAGGTAACGTTCCGCAGCACGCGTACGGCGATGGCGATGTAAAATATCACCTCGGCTATTCGAGTCTGCTGCATACCCCGGCCGGTAAGGAGATTAGCGTGAAACTGGCCCCTAACCCGTCGCACCTGGAAACCGTCGACCCGGTGGTTGAGGGCTTCGTGCGGGCGCAGGCCGATGAAGAATACAACGGCGACTTCACCCGGATTATGCCAATTCTGATTCACGGCGACGCAGCCGTGGCGGGGCAGGGTATCGTCTATGAAGTGACGCAGATGGCCAAACTGCCCGGCTACACAACCGGCGGTACAGTTCACTTCGTTATAAACAACCAGGTTGGCTTCACCACTGACTTCGACGACGCCCGTTCGTCGATCTACTGCTCGGACGTTGCCAAAATCATCGATGCACCGATTTTTCACGTCAACGGCGACGATCCGGAAGCGGTAATTTTCTGCGCCAAACTGGCCGTTGAATTCCGCGAGAAATTCAAGCGTGACGTGTTTATCGACATGGTCTGCTACCGACGCTACGGACACAATGAGTCCGACGAGCCGAAGTTCACGCAGCCGACGATGTACGGCATCATCGACAAGCACGACAACCCCCGCGAACTCTACAACAAAACACTGATCGAGCGTGGCGATGTGGATGCCGAACTGGCGAAGGGTATGGACACCGAGTTCAAGAAGCAGCTTCAGGAGCGGCTCGACAAGGTGAAGCAGAAAGCCGAGATTCCGTACAAACCGCTGCGGCTCGACCTCGACTGGGCCGAACTGCGCTACTCCGAACCCGAAGACTTTGAGAAGTCGCCGGAGACGGGCGTACCTGCCGAAACGCTCGAAACCATCGGCAAAGCCCTGACATCGGTGCCGCAAGGATTCAAGCCGCTGAAGCAGATCGACAAGCTGCTGAAAGACCGGCAGGCCATGCTGACCGACAGCAAGATGGTAAACTGGGGTACGGCCGAACTGCTTGCCTATGGGTCGCTGCTGCTGGAAAACAAGCCGGTCCGTCTGAGCGGGCAGGATGTGCAGAGGGGGACGTTCTCGCACCGCCACGCCGTACTGCACGACGCCGAAACAAACGAAACATACTCGTCGCTCGACCATATCGCCGAGGGACAGACGAAGCTACAGATTTACAACTCGCTGCTGTCGGAATACGGCGTGCTGGGTTTTGAATACGGTTACGCGATGGCTAACCCCCACGCGCTGGTGATCTGGGAAGCTCAGTTCGGCGATTTCTCGAACGGCGCGCAGATCATCATCGACCAGTTTATTTCGGCCGCTGAGTCGAAATGGGGTATTCAGAATGGTCTGACCATGCTGTTGCCGCACGGCTACGAAGGGCAGGGACCGGAGCACTCCAACGCCCGCCCGGAGCGGTATCTGCAACTGTACGCGGAATACAACATGGTCGTGGCCAACATCACGACCCCGGCCAACCTGTTCCACGTCATGCGTCGGCAACTGACGTGGGCGTTCCGTAAGCCACTGGTGATTATGTCGCCGAAGTCGCTGCTGCGCCACCCGAAAGTGGTTTCGCCATTGGAAGACCTAACCAACGGTTCATTCCAGGAAGTGCTGGGCGACAGCTACGTCGATGCCAAGAAGGTGAAGCGGGTGCTGCTTTGCACGGGTAAGGTGTACTACGATCTGCTCGAAAAGCAGCAGGCCGATCAGCGCGACGATGTAGCGATCATCCGGCTGGAGCAACTAGCTCCGCTGCCTAAAACGCAGATCGACGCTGAACTGGCAAAATACACCGACGCGCAGGTATTCTGGGTACAGGAAGAACCTGAAAATATGGGTTACTGGACCTACCTGCTTCGTGTAGGCATGGTCCTTCCGATCATTGGCCGGAAAGCGTCGGCATCACCCGCCAGTGGGTATCCGAAAGTACACAGTCAGGAACAGGCCGATATCGTTCGGCGTGCATTTGAATAA
- a CDS encoding DUF885 family protein, translating into MRFTTTCFALLFAAGSLSAQPAPSISYETSAVHPLMVQFDADRGSLNRFYVIENSPERRERFKKLRTDYLAQLQALPFDQMNTDSRVDYLLFQRNLRNDLTKLEQEEAEMKQIQPWFSFAGTLYTLEKERRRGKVLDARQVAADLTALSAQVEAAHRQVEKLGPIDPAIARRANRTAVGLKTALESVFNFYNEYDPQFTWWVPQPYQRADSLLANYAALFGRRAKRSSGAKTDSSGIVGTAVGRDELVRQLQYELIPYSPDELIQIANREFAWCDRELLKASREMGFGDNWKAAQEKVKNSYVAPGHQPELILRLYNESIDFLKKNDLITIPPVAEETWRMSMMSPERQRVNPFFLGGEEIIISYPTGSMSEADKLMSMRGNNPHFSRSTVHHELIAGHHLEFFMNNRYKTYRNFDTPFWVEGWSLYWEMLLWDKGFPQSPEDRIGMLFWRMHRCARIIFSLNYHLGQWSPQQCIDFLVDRVGFERANAEGEVRRSFVGGYPPLYQLAYMTGGFQFYALQKELVGSGKMTNKQFHDTIMRMNALPVEMIRAILIDQPLRRDFKTSWRFYDLNGPKK; encoded by the coding sequence ATGCGTTTTACGACTACCTGTTTTGCTCTCCTGTTTGCCGCCGGTTCACTTTCTGCACAACCTGCCCCCTCAATCAGCTACGAAACCAGCGCCGTGCATCCGCTCATGGTGCAATTTGACGCCGACCGGGGTAGCCTGAATCGGTTCTATGTGATCGAAAACTCGCCCGAACGTCGGGAGCGGTTCAAGAAGCTACGAACCGATTACCTGGCTCAGTTACAGGCGTTGCCGTTCGACCAGATGAACACTGACAGCCGGGTCGATTACTTACTATTTCAGCGCAACCTCCGCAACGACCTGACCAAACTGGAACAGGAAGAAGCCGAGATGAAGCAGATTCAGCCGTGGTTTTCCTTTGCCGGTACGTTGTATACGCTCGAAAAAGAACGGCGACGCGGTAAGGTTCTCGACGCCCGGCAGGTAGCCGCCGACCTGACAGCCCTATCGGCGCAGGTTGAAGCCGCTCATCGGCAGGTCGAGAAACTAGGGCCGATTGATCCGGCCATTGCGCGTCGCGCGAACCGGACGGCAGTTGGGCTGAAAACGGCCCTCGAATCGGTGTTCAATTTTTACAACGAATATGATCCGCAGTTTACGTGGTGGGTACCGCAGCCGTACCAACGGGCCGACAGTTTGCTGGCCAATTATGCCGCTCTGTTTGGTCGGCGGGCGAAGCGTAGTTCGGGAGCCAAAACCGACAGCAGCGGTATCGTCGGTACGGCCGTCGGGCGCGACGAACTGGTGCGGCAGCTTCAGTACGAACTCATCCCCTACTCGCCCGACGAGCTGATTCAGATTGCCAACCGTGAATTTGCCTGGTGTGACCGGGAGTTGCTAAAAGCGTCGCGCGAGATGGGTTTCGGCGACAACTGGAAAGCCGCACAGGAGAAAGTCAAAAACAGCTATGTCGCGCCCGGCCACCAGCCCGAACTGATTCTACGGCTCTACAACGAATCGATTGATTTTCTGAAAAAGAACGACCTCATCACCATTCCGCCGGTGGCCGAAGAAACGTGGCGCATGAGTATGATGTCGCCCGAACGGCAGCGGGTCAATCCGTTTTTTCTGGGTGGTGAAGAGATCATTATCTCCTACCCCACGGGCAGCATGAGCGAAGCCGACAAGCTGATGAGTATGCGCGGCAACAACCCCCATTTCTCCCGCTCGACGGTGCATCACGAACTCATCGCGGGGCACCATCTGGAGTTTTTCATGAACAACCGATACAAGACCTACCGCAATTTCGACACACCGTTCTGGGTCGAAGGGTGGTCGCTGTACTGGGAAATGCTGCTGTGGGACAAAGGCTTTCCGCAATCGCCCGAAGACCGGATCGGGATGCTGTTCTGGCGGATGCACCGCTGCGCCCGCATTATTTTCTCGCTCAACTATCACCTCGGGCAGTGGTCACCCCAGCAGTGCATCGACTTTCTGGTCGACCGGGTAGGTTTCGAGCGGGCCAACGCTGAGGGCGAGGTGCGCCGGTCGTTTGTGGGCGGCTATCCTCCGCTGTACCAGCTGGCCTACATGACGGGTGGATTTCAGTTCTACGCCTTGCAGAAAGAACTCGTCGGTAGTGGCAAAATGACCAACAAGCAATTTCACGACACGATCATGCGGATGAACGCGCTGCCCGTCGAGATGATCCGCGCCATTCTGATTGATCAGCCGCTGCGCCGGGATTTCAAGACGAGCTGGCGGTTCTATGATCTGAATGGCCCGAAAAAATAA